The Streptomyces sp. NBC_00435 nucleotide sequence GTGCTCACCGCCACCGCGCTGACCGCCGCCGCGTTCACCGGACCGGTGGCCGGCGCGGTCGCCGCCGCGGACCTGGGCATGGCGAGCTTCGCTGCCGGTGACTTCGCCCCGCTGGAGGTCTGGCCCAAGTCGGCCACTCCCGGCACCACCGTCACGGTGAACACGAGCGCCTGCGGCCCCGGCAGTCACGCCGAGGGCGATGCCTCCACCGTCGGCGGCGGCCGCTTCAAGCTGACCCCTGGGACCCACAAGGAGGTGGTCGTGGGGCAGTTCCAGGTCGCCCGCGACACCCGCCCCGGGACCTACGGCATCGGCGCCACCTGCGCGAACGGCAAGTTCGCCACCGGCGACCTGGTCGTCACCGAGCACGACCGCGGCCCTCAGGGCCACGTGCGCACCGGGGTGGGCGGTGGCACGACCACCACCACCGACCCCGCCAAGATCGCGGTGGGAGTGGCAGTGCTGGCCGCTTCCGCCGTCGGCGGTACCTGGCTCCTGCGTCGCCGGGCGAGCGGCACGCGGAGCTGACGGACGCCCACCGCGGCTCCGGCCGCGGTCCGACCGGTACCGTCCCCCGTCGCCCGCCCCGCGAGGTCCCCCCGTTCGCGGGGCCGGGCGACGGTTCAGTCACCGAGCCAGAGCAAGCCAAGCCAAACCCAGCCACACGGCATGACGGCAAGGGGGCCCGCATGGACGCAAGCCGAGCCCGCCGCGGCGGGCTCGTGGCGCTCACCGCCTGCATCGGCGTGTGGCTCGTCAGCAGCGGGTCCAGCGAGCAGGTCCGGCCCCCGGTGCCCTCCCCCGGCGAGGCGCTGAGTGCCCACGCGCGGTACCCCGCGGCCATCGCCGCGCTCCCAGGTTCGCCGCCCACCCGCATCCGGATCCCGTCCATCCGGGTGGACGCCCCGCTCACCGGGCTCGGGCTCCGGGCCGACGGCAGCCTCGAAGTACCGCCGCCGGCCCGCCGGGACCTGGCAGGCTGGTACCGCGACGGGACCACCCCGGGCGCCACCGGCACCGCGGTCGTCGCCGGACACGTGGACGACGCAACCGGTCCGGCGGTCTTCTACCACCTCGGCGCGCTGCGCCGAGGAGCCCTGATAGAGATCGCCCGCGCCGACGGGCGTACGGCCGTGTTCACCGTCCACGCGGTGGAGGTCTACGACGCCAGGGCCTTCCCCGACTCCCGCGTGTACGGGCCCTCGCCGCGCGCCGAGCTCCGCGTCATCACCTGCGGCGGGGGCTTCTCCCAGCGGACCGGCTACAAGGGCAACGTGGTCGTCTTCGCCCACCTCACCGGGACGTACTGAGCGGCGCCGCTGACGGGCCGGTACGCACCACGGCCTGGTCGCCCCGGGGGCCGAACAGGTGCAGGATCTCGACCTCGTTCCTGTCGGCGGGCCCGAACCAGTGGGGT carries:
- a CDS encoding class F sortase, encoding MDASRARRGGLVALTACIGVWLVSSGSSEQVRPPVPSPGEALSAHARYPAAIAALPGSPPTRIRIPSIRVDAPLTGLGLRADGSLEVPPPARRDLAGWYRDGTTPGATGTAVVAGHVDDATGPAVFYHLGALRRGALIEIARADGRTAVFTVHAVEVYDARAFPDSRVYGPSPRAELRVITCGGGFSQRTGYKGNVVVFAHLTGTY